The genomic interval ATAGAAGCTCTTAAATTAAAAACCATTATAATAATCACCAAAATGGTAATTAATATCTCTAAAGTTAATGCTTCGGTAAGTGTGTCTAAGGTTTCTACAATTAATTCAGAACGATCGTAAAAAGGAACCACTGTTAGTTGAGATGTTCGTCCGTCTGCTAATACCTTCGTAGGCAAACCACCTTTTAGTTCAGCTATTTTTTCTTTTACGTTGGTAATTACTTCCATAGGATTTGCTCCATATCTAGCAACTACAACACCACCAACTACTTCTGCGCCTTCTTTATCTAATAATCCACGTCGTGCTGCAGGACCTAAAGAAACTTTACCAATATCTTTAATTTTAATGGATGTAAAATCTTTTGAAGTTACCACAGCATTTTCAATATCTGCAACCGATTTTATATACCCTAAACCACGAACTAAATATTCTGCTTGATTGATTTCTAAAGTTTGTGCACCAATATCTTGATTACTACTTTTTACAGCCTTAACAACTTCACTTAAACCAATATTGTATTGACGCATCAATTCTGGATTCACATCTACCTGATATTCCTGAACATAACCACCAATAGAAGCTACTTCTGAAACGCCACTTGCAGAAGACAACGCGTACTTTACATAGTAATCTTGTATGCTTCGTAATTCTTGTAAATCCCATCCACCAGTAACATTTCCGTCTTTATCTCTACCCTCTAGAGTATACCAATAAATCTGACCTAATCCTGTAGCATCTGGTCCTAAAGCAGGATTAACACCTTCTGGTAATAATCCGCTTGGTAGTGAATTTAATTTTTCTAAAATTCGACTACGGCTCCAATAAAACTCGATGTCTTCTTCAAAAATGATATAAATACTAGAGAAGCCAAACATAGAAGAACTACGAATGGTTTTTACTCCAGGAATACCCAATAAGGAGGTGGTTAAAGGATAGGTAATTTGGTCTTCTATATCTTGTGGCGAACGACCATCCCACTTTGTGAATACAATTTGTTGATTTTCACCAATATCTGGTATGGCATCTACAGCCACAGGGTCACTTGGTAAAAAGCCTGTATTCCAATTAAAAGGAGCGTTTACAGTTCCCCATCCTACAAAAAGGACAAGTAATAAAACCGCTACGAGTTTATTCTCTATTAAGAATTTGATGCTTTTATTTAGCATTGGTTTAATTATTAAACAGTTAGACATTGGTGTTAAAAAAAACACCGAATACAAGAAATTATCCCAATGAGATTAATCACAGGATAACACAGTCTTTTTGTTTAAAAATTAAATTAAATAAGTCTCGTCTAACTTAAATATTTGCCTGTTAGCGAGCAGAGGTTCGTACTCTCCAGATGAAGGTACATTATTTTCTAAACCTTCAAAAAGGTTGATATAAGAATAAATAAATGAAGCAATGAATACTTGTTGCTCAAAAGAAATGCTATCAATATGATGTTGTAATTCATTTTGACCTTCAACAACTACTTGTTCGTCATTACAGCAGTTCTTTTTTGAAATATTACAATCTTCAGATAAAGGTTTTTGCATTTCCATACCACAACCTTCTGCTTTTTGAAACATAGCTGTTTCTACCAAAGTATCACCACAATAATGCATACTAAAAGTCAATGACATTGTAGAGAATAGGACTACAACAGCCATTGCAATTGACATTATTTTATGTGAAACTTTCTTCATATTGGCCGCAAAGGTATACAAAATTAAAGAACAAAATATTAGTTAAGAAAAATTTAACTGAAAACAAGACAACTGACTTTCATAAATGTATCCCTATATTTTATTTAAAATCAGACATCATTCATTTAGAGAGTTTAGCGTAAAAAAGCAAGCCATATATTTACAAACATAAAAAACTCACACAACCTAGGTTAAAAAATCAGCGACAGTATATTTAAATCGAAATGTCTTTAATAAAAATAGATTGAAGAAATAATGTAAATTTCGTAAAATTGAAATTTAGCACAAAAACAGTTCAAATTATTTTACGTCCTTCTAAACGGATAAAAGTATTTTTGACAGGGATAAACAATAATTTTTATATTTAACCTGTTTTTCTTTAATCCTATAAAGTAGCACCTCGATAATTATATCAATTGCATTTTTAAAATTCATTTCAGAATTATAACGAAATGTACTTCTTTATTTATTGATAAACGTCCATTTTTACTTACTAATAAGTTTATCTATATTTAAAGTTGTTTGTTTTAAGCTTACTCCACAATCTTTTGCTTTAACAATATTTCCGTTATTCCATTATGTTTCAAAATAACTAGGGTACCCCATAGGGTAACTGTCACATGCTTTTTAAGGAGATTAAGATATTATCTATTTGATCTAAAAATTCTTAACTCTAATAAATTATAAGGTGAACTCAGTGTTTATAAAGGTTTAAGAGATTTAACCATCCTAGAATGTGATGTATAAAAAAAGCCTCACATAATATGTGAGGCTTTTGGCGGAGAAAGAGGGATTCGAACCCCCGGACCTGTTACAGTCAACAGTTTTCAAGACTGCCGCATTCGACCGCTCTGCCATTTCTCCAGTGCGTCTCATCAAGTATTCCCTGATTGCGGCTGCAAATATAGAAAGGTTTTTTAGTTTACAAAAACAAAAAACGATTTATTTTTATTTTTTTTTTGAATATCATACATGAAACCACATATCTATCTATAAATCAAGTATTTTAAATTATTATTATTTTTTTAGAAATCGTCACAAAAAAGTCTAAATAAAGAATTCTTGTATAGTAGTTCATTATATTTGCCTTTATTATTTTAATTATAAAATTATGTCATTTAATTCCTTTGGAAATTTATTAAAAGTAACAACGTATGGAGAATCTCATGGAACTGCTATTGGTGGCGTCATAGATGGATTCCCTGCAGGATTAGAGGTAGATTTTGAAGCCATTCAAAATGAGTTAGATAGACGTAAACCTGGGCAATCTAAAATTGTTACTCAGCGTAAAGAACCAGATACTGTAGAGTTTCTTTCAGGTATTTTTGAAGGAAAAACAACAGGAACTTCTATTGGTTTTGTTATTAGAAACACCAATCAAAAATCTAAAGACTACAACCACAATACCAATGTATATAGACCTTCTCATGCAGATTTTACGTATGATAAGAAATTTGGAAACAGAGATTATAGAGGCGGCGGAAGAAGTTCTGCCCGTGAAACTGCCAATTGGGTAGTTGCTGGTGCTTTAGCAAAACAGCTTATTGCAAGCATGAATATAAATGCATTTACATCTTCGGTTGGAGATATTTTTATAGACAAACCGTATCAAGATTTAGATTTTTCTAAAACAGAAAGCAATATTGTTCGTTGTCCGGATGAAGCTTCTGCAGAGAAAATGATCAACAGAATACAAGAAATTAGAAAAGCAGGAGATACTATTGGTGGTACCGTAACATGTGTTGCACAAAATGTACCTGTAGGATTAGGAGAACCTATATTTCAGAAATTACACGCACAATTAGGTAGCGCAATGTTATCTATAAATGCCGTAAAAGGTTTTGAATTTGGAAGTGGTTTTTGTGGTGCAAAAATGAAAGGTTCAGATCATAACGATGTTTTTAATGCAGACGGCTCTACACAATCTAATTTATCTGGAGGAATACAAGGTGGAATAAGTAATGGTATGGATATTTACTTTAGAGTTGCTTTTAAACCTGTTGCAACCATTATGAGCTCTCAACAAACTATTAACTCAGAATATGAAGTTACAGAAATTACAGGTAAAGGAAGACATGATCCTTGTGTTGTACCAAGAGCTGTACCAATTGTAGAAGCTATGACTGCTTTAGTATTAGCAGATTTTTGGTTGCTAAATAAAACGAGACAGATATAATTTACGTACTATTTAAAAGATTGAAATAGAATACTTGTAAATTTATTTACCTTTAACGGAAAAACTTTTTTTTCTGTGGATATTAAACGACTATATTTTATTGATATTATTAGGGCTTTTGCTATCTTAATGATGCTACAAGGGCACTTTATAGATACATTACTAGCTGACTCGTATAGAGACTTAAATGATCCTATTTTTAGTGTATGGTCTTATTTTAGGGGAATTACTGCTCCGACTTTCTTTACTATTTCTGGATTAATTTTTACTTATCTTTTGCTAAAGGCAAAAGAGAAAGGATTAGAAAACCAAAGAATGACAAAAGGGATCACAAGAGGTTTCTTTTTAATAGGTATTGGTTATTTGTTAAGAATTCCCGTTTTTAGTTGGTTAGCAGGAATATTTAGCCCCTATTTTCTAGTAATTGATGTACTTCAAATAATAGGTTTAAGCTTAATATTAATTATTTGTATTTATTTTCTTTGTAATAATAAAACAATCCTTTTTTCTATAATTACATTACTCTTTGGTACCAGTATATTTATATTAGAACCGCTGTATAGAGATTTAAACTTAACCTCTATTCCTCTTTTTTTAAACAACTATATTTCTAAAAGTAATGGATCTATATTTACAATTATTCCTTGGTCTGGTTATGTCTGTTTTGGTGCGTTTATAGCAACAATATTTCATAAAAACGTATTCAAAAAAAGCTTTAAAAAAATAATAATTACTTCTTTTATCCTTTTTGGATTCATTCTAATTTTTTATTCTTCAAATATTCTCGTTTTCTTCTCAAAACTATTACAATCTCAACTATTAATGGATGCGGCAAGCTATAATTATCTATTTACTAGATTTGGAAATGTATTATTAATTTTCGCTTTCTTTTATAGCCTTGAGAAGTATTTAAAATCGCCTTTAATTTTAAAAATAGGACAAAAAACACTTTCTATATATGTAATTCATTTTATCATTATTTATGGGAGTTTTACTGGTTATGGGTTAAAGTATATTATTGGTAAAACCTTAAATCCAATAGAAGCTATTATTGGAGCAATACTATTCTTAATATCAGTTTGTCTACTATCTTTTTATTATGCAAAAACAAATACTTTTTTATATTTAAATTTGAGAAAACTATTTCATAAAGTAAAATCTTAATCTAAAATGAAAACGCTTTTATCTCTTTGCTCTATATTCTATTTTTTAAATAGTTTTTCTCAGGTAGATTACTTATCTAAATCAAATAAATTTTCCGAGAGAACATATACCTATCTCAGAATAAAAAAAGAGAAGAACTTAAAGTTCGATTTTTACAGACCTAAAAAGACAAAAGGAAAAGTTCCGTTGTTAATTTATGTTCATGGTGGTGGTTTTTCTGGAGGTGATAGAAAAGATAAAAATTCTACAGCTTTTGCAAAAGAAATGGTTCAATACGGTTACGCTGTCGCAACAATATCATATCGGTTAACAATGAAAGGTAAAGGTTTTGGATGTGCGACAAATTCTGCATTAAAAATAGAAGCTTTTAACGATGTTTCTAAAGATATCAGTTATGCCGTAAAGTATTTTTTAAGACGTAAAAAGAGGCTTAAAATAGATGCTGATAAAATAATTCTAGTAGGTTCTAGTGCTGGTGCGGAAGCAATTTTAAATTTAGCGTATGTTTACAATAACAAAATTTTAGATCCAAATTTTAAATTTGCAGGAATTATTGCCATGTCTGGAGCCGTAACTTCTATTGATAAAATAACAACTGAAACAGCTATTCCAACCCAATTATTTCATGGAACAAAAGATAACCTTGTGCCTTATAATATTGCATCTCATCATTTTTGTAAACTAGAATCTGTTGGATATTTAAACCTTTTTGGTTCTAAAGCAATTGCTAAAAAATTAAAATCTATTCAGAAACCTTTTTATTTATATAGTGTAAAAAATGGAGATCATAGTTGGAACACAAGACCTATTTATCAATGTAAAAACGAAATATTGGACTTTTTATATTATGATATTTTAAAACAGAAAAACAGACAGATAGAAACTGAGATTTAATAATCATAAAAAAAGCGAAACAAAATTGTTTCGCTTTTTAAAATATAGCTATTTTTCTACTTTAATAATTTATCCAAATCATAAAAGTAAAAATCTTTGGCATCATTCATTGCCACAAACAATCCGCTTTTAAAGGTATCGTTTAAAGGCACAGTAACCACATCACATCCATCTGTTTGGGTAGTTGACAGATTAACTGCTTTTACAAACTCATTTGTTTGTCTATCAAATAAATTAAATTGCCCTTTTTGTTGATCAGAAACAATAATATACCCTTTCTCATTCTCAAATTTAGCAATTGCAATACCTTCTATATCTCTTTCAAAAAGTTCACTTCCAAAACAAGTAATTTCTTCATTTCCTTTAGATGGCTCTGCATAATATTTACGAACACAGTGCATTTCATCAGAATAGTAAACAAAGCCCATTTCTGCATCAACAGCAATGGCTTCAATTTCTTTTTTACCACTAAATTGTCCAAATTTCCTAACCAAAGTAGCCGTTACTTTACTGTTTTCTGAAACTAATTTATATTGATATAAATACCCTTCTTTAGGTCCCGTTTTTCTACCAACTATTGCATAAAAAGTTCCATCAATCGGACTCTTATAAATAGCAACTCCCATTGGTAATTTGTTTTCAGGAATAGTTTCATCTTCAAAGACAGGAAATCCTCCTTCATCTAAAGGTTTCATATCTGGTACAGAAAACATTCTAATTTGCTGCTCTTCTCTTTCTGTAAAAATTAAAACATCAACTTTTACAGAATCGTTTACTTGAAAACCATACTCTAAATCTACATTGTTAGGTCTTTTTATATTTCTGATGGTTTTATCTTCTATAACTTTACCTTGTAAATCATACGCATAAATTGCTCCATTGGTTTCTTTATCTGTTCCAAAAACAATACTTTTTGATGCGTCTGTTGGATGAATCCAAATTGCAGGATCATCTGTATCATTAACAGATTTTTCGGTAATTACATCTGGTGCAATTGCTGGTAATTTACTACCAGAATTACACGATAACAATGTTACTGTTCCTAAAAATAGGATACTATTTTTTATAGATAATTTCATGTTTTCTATTTTTTAAATAAATCGTATTTTAAACCAAAAGTAATTCTTCTACCGTAGTATTCCATTTGCATTGTTCTACCACTTTCTCCTTGGTAGTAACGTAATGGTTGGTTAGTCAGATTATTTACACTAGCATAAATACTTAGGTTTTTATTAATGGTATAACCTGTACTAAAATCTAAGAAAAATTGTTTGTCGTAATAACGATCTTCAAAAGCATTACCTCCTATTTCATCTACATAAGCATCAGAAAAATTACCAGAAAGTCTTGCATTAAATTTAGCATCTGCATACCCTAAAGAAGCGTTTAACATATTTGGTGTTGTGTTAGGCAAATCTATATCTTCTCTTTCCTCTCCGTCTTCATTACGAATTCCGTTTGCATCCGAAGTTAAAAAGGTATAATTAGCATACACACTAAAGTTTTTTAAGAAACCAGGTAAAAAATCTAATTTTCTTTGGATTGCTAATTCTGCTCCAAAAATAGATGCTTTATCACCATTTAAAGGTTGATAAACTTCAAAACCAGTAGTTCCTGGTCCAAAAGCATCTGTAGTAGTTTCTGATTGAAAAGTATAGGTAAAATCACTAATGTTTTTGTAAAAAAAACCTCCAGACAAAATACCTACATTTTCAAAATAAGTTTCTGCCATTACATCAAAATTCATAGAAGTTGTTGGCTTTAAATCTGGGTTACCTAAAAACACTTCTTCATCTCCAGTTACAACATCTAAAGTTGGTGTAATATCAACATAATTTGGTCTTGCCAATGTATTTGTCCAAGCAAATCTTAATACTGTTTTATCAGAAATATCGTATTTAACATGTACACCTGGCATTAAATTAGAATAAGAACTTTTTTCTGTTAAAGTACCATCTAAAGTATCTTCATCTAAAATATTATTTCCTGTTGCCGTTAATTTTGTGTGCTCTAATCGTAAACCAAACAATACACTTAACTTGTCAGACAATCTTTGATTTGTCATCACATAACTCGCAAATACATTTTCCTTTACATCATAATTAGCTCTTAAAAACTCATCACTTATAGTTTCACCATTATTTAAATCTAAGCTTCCTAACCATTCTTCATCTGCAAATAAACCTGATTGGTATTGACTACCTGCTAAATAATCTGGGTTCGAATAATCTTTGGTTGGTATAGATGATAACGTAGGATAATCGCTTTCTAAATCATATTCAAAGAAATCATTATCTCTTAATTTTGTTTTAAAACGACCTCTAAACCCAAATTTTATAAATCCATCTCCATGACCAAAAAAGTCTGATGGTAATTCAAAATTAACAAAAGTATTAAAGTCTTTTTCTTCTGTATATTGATTTTCTTCTGTGATTTCACCAAACTCAAAACTAGCAAGATCATTAAAATCTGATGAATTTACGGCAGTAAACAAAGGAAACCTAGAATCAGAAATATCGTTATTAATACTATATTCAGTTTCAAACTCAGCATAACGTTCATTTAATCTTTCTTCGGATGCTTTTGCAAAAGAAGTCATCCAATCAATTTTTAATTTACCTGCAGCGTGGTTACCACCAAGTGTGTAATTCTGCATTTTTTGATCTTCTAAGCGTCTATTTTTATTTCGATCGTTATCAATACCACCTTTAGATTGTCTTTTAACTTCAACAGGAAACATTGTAGGTGTATTATCTGTAATGGTAAAATCTCCAAGTCCTATATCTTCTGCATCTAAAATCTCATGTTCTAATCTAAAACGATTTTCTCTGTCGTCTCTCCAATTATACATCGATTTAAAATAGATATTATTGTCATCATTAATTTGATAATCGAAGTTTGCAGAAAAACTTCTACGAACTCTTTGTACTAAATACGTACGTTCTTCAAAAACATTGGTATACGGATTTACTTCCAATTCAACTTCTTCACCAGCGTCATTTGTATATGCAAATTCATCCGTCCATTCTGCTTCCACATCATGAGAACCAAAATCATTATCATTGATAGTTGCAGAAATCATCCAACCAAATTTTTTGTTTTTAGAACGATCTCCTACTAGAAAAGAACCATTTAAAATTCTTTTGTTTGTAATTGTGTTTACACCAGATCCTGCGGTTGCAGAAAGTCTAAAACTTTGAGGAGATGTTCTTGTTATTAAATTTACAGAACCTCCTAAAGCATCTGCATCCATATCTGGAGTTACCGCTTTATTAACTTGTATAGATTGTATCATGTCCGACGGAATTAAATCCATCTGTACATTTCTATTATCGCCTTCTGCAGACGGAATTCTACTTCCGTTAAGAGTTACGGAGTTTAATTGAGGAGAAAGACCTCTAATAATAATATTTCTAGCTTCTCCTTGATCTACTTGCATCGTAATACCAGGAATCCTTTTAACGGCATCTCCAATATTTGCATCCGGAAATTTACCAATTTGATCTGTAGAAACTACATTGGTAATATTTAAATTATTCTTTTGAGTGTTTAATGCTTTAGATTGGCTACCTAAGCTGTAAGATGTAATTAAAACATCATCTAATTGAATACTTTCTGAAACAAGTGCAATTTTAATCGATGTAGTTTCATTTTCTTTTACAACAACTTCTTGTAAAATATCTTTAAATCCTAAATAAGTTATTCTTATAGTGTGCGTACCAGCGGGTACACCAACTAAGGTGAACTTTCCATCAAAATTAGAAATATCTCCTTTTTTAAGCGCTTCTATTAAAACATTTGCACCAGGTACATAAAGTCCATCCTTATCAGTAATAAGACCTTGTATTTTACTGGTTTGTGCAAATGAATTAAACGCACTTAACGACAAAAACATCGTTAATAAAAATAAATTAAAATTATAAAATTGTTTCATTATTTAGTTTTTTTATAATGCAAAAGTAAATTTTGATTTACTTAACATTATTAACTAATTAAAAACAAAAAGCTAATTTTATACTTAATTTTAACCTGAATTAACGTTAACTTTAAAATGAATTAATCTAAATTTTAAACAATAAAAACAAATCTACTTACTATAGAGATATAAGCAAAAAAAAAAAGACCACTTAAAAAAGCAGTCTTTATACTATTTATTAAGCCTGTCCTGTAGGCCCAAAATTCATAGGAATTGGAGGTTGCTCATAATCTTTAATTTCACCATGTTGTTCTTCAAACTTTCTAACATTATCTGCTAAAGCTTGTGTTAAGCGTTTTGCATGTTGCGGAGTTAAAATAATTCTAGATTTTACTTTTGCCTTTGGTACACCTGGCATAATATTAATAAAATCTACAATAAATTCTGACATAGAATGATTAATAATTGCAAGATTAGAATACGTTCCTTCTGCAATTTCCTGATCTAACTCAATATTTATTTGTCCGTCTTTGTTTTGATTTTCTTCCATAATTAAAATTGTGTATTTGTTAATTCTAGTACATGTAAAATCGTAAAAAAAAATGAATTACACCCGTAAAATTTCACCTTTTATATTTAATAAAAGCTATAAAAAAGAAAAAGTTGAATTGAATAGTGCATCTGAGATACCCTAAACAATTCAACTTTTAAATAATTAAACTTTTACGTTTACACGTTTCGTTTATTTAGAAACTTTTTTCTATTTCGTCTTTAGGACCAACTAGAATGTTTTCATAAGCTCTCATACCTGTACCTGCTGGAATTCTCTTACCAACAATTACATTTTCTTTTAAGCCTTCTAATGTATCTATTTTACCACTAACAGCAGCCTCGTTTAATACTTTTGTAGTTTCCTGGAAAGAAGCTGCAGAAATAAACGATTTTGTTTGAAGTGATGCTCTTGTAATACCTTGTAAAACTTGCTCTGCCGTTGCCGGTTTAGCCTCTCTTGCCGTTACTAAGTTCTGATCATTTCTTCTTAATAAAGAATTTTCATCTCTTAATTGACGAGCTGTAATAATTTGACCTGCACTTAAGTTTTCTGAATCTCCAGCGTCTTCAACAACCTTCATTCCAAAAATATCATCATTATCTTTGATAAAGTCAATTTTATGAACTAATTGATTCTCTAATAATAAAGTATCACCAGAATCTATAATTTTAACTTTACGCATCATTTGACGAACAACAACCTCAAAATGCTTGTCATTAATTTTTACACCTTGTAAACGATATACTTCTTGAATTTCATTTACCAAGTACATTTGTACTGCAGATGGACCTTGAATTCTTAAAATATCTGAAGGAGTTGTAGCTCCGTCTGATAATGGCATACCAGCTTTAATAAAGTCATTTTCTTGAACTAAAATCTGATTAGAAAGTTTTACTAAATACTTACTAATATCTCCAGTTTTAGATTCAACGATAATTTCTCTATTTCCACGTTTAATTTTACCGAAAGAAACAACACCATCAATCTCAGAAACAACAGATGGATTAGAAGGATTACGTGCTTCGAATAATTCTGTTACACGTGGTAAACCTCCTGTAATATCCCCAGCTTTACCAGATTTTCTTGGTATTTTAACTAAAGTATGACCACTTTCTACTTTATCTCCATCAGTTACCATTAAGTGTGCACCTAAAGGTAAACTATAAGAACGTAAAGCATTACCGTCATTATCTTCAATAATTAAAGATGGTATGATTTTCTTGTTTTTCGAGTCGATCATTACAATCTCCTGGAAACCAGTTTGCTCATCTACTTCTACAGAGTAATTGATACCTTGTATTAAATTATCAAACTTCACTTTTCCAGCGAACTCAGAAACAATAACCCCGTTAAATGGATCCCATTGTACAATAGCATCTCCTTTTTTGATTGATTTTATATCTTTATCAAATATAATAGAACCATAAGGAAGGATATTCGTACTTTGAGTAATTCCTGTTTTCTTGTCTATAATTTTAATCTCAGCAGTTCTAGAAATTACAATGTCAATTTCTTTACCTTCATTGTCTTTACCAGTTACTGTACGTAAATCATCTATAACAACTTTACCATCAAACTTAGCAATTAATTTATTCTCTTCAGAAATATTACCTGCAACCCCACCAACGTGGAATGTACGTAATGTTAACTGTGTACCAGGTTCTCCAATAGATTGTGCTGCAATTACACCAACTGCTTCACCAATTTGTACTTTGTTAAGGGTAGATAAACTCTGACCATAACATTTTGCACAAATACCTTTTGTAGATTCACAAGTTAAAGCAGATCTTACTTCTACAGCATCAATTCCAGACTTCTCAACAGCTACTGCTAATTGATAAGAAATTGGTTGATTTGCTTTTAAAAGAACTTCTTCTGTTAACGGGTGATATACATCGTTTAATGAAACTCTACCTTCAATTCTTTCTGATAAAGATTCTACAATCTCATCATTTTTCTTTAAAGGTGCTACTTCTAAACCTCTTAATGTACCACAATCTTCTTCGTTAATGATAACATCTTGAGAAACATCTACTAATCTACGAGTTAAGTAACCAGCATCTGCCGTTTTTAAAGCCGTATCCGCAAGTCCTTTACGAGCACCGTGAGTAGAGATAAAGTATTCAAGAATTGATAAACCTTCCTTAAAGTTAGAAAGAATCGGATTCTCAATAATTTCTCCACCACCTGCAGTAGATTTCTTAGGTTTTGCCATTAATCCACGCATACCTGTTAACTGACGAATCTGCTCCTTAGAACCCCTTGCACCAGAATCAAGCATCATGTATACCGAGTTGAAACCTTGTTGATCTTCACGTAAACGTTTCATAGATAACTCAGTTAAATCGTTATTGGTTCTACCCCAAATATCAATTACCTGATTATAACGCTCTTTTTGCGTTAACATACCCATGTTATAATTTCCTACAATAATATCCACCTCTTTGTTGGCTTCATCAATCATAGATTGTTTTTCTTTAGGAATAATAATATCCCCTAATGAGAAAGATAAACCACCTTGGAAGGCAAATTTATATCCCATATTTTTAATATTATCTAAGAATTCTCCTGTAGTAGGAATATCTGTAGCTTTTAAAATACCACCAATAATTCCACGTAAGTTTTTCTTAGTTAATACCTCATTAATGTAACCAGCTTTCGCAGGAACAACTTCGTTAAATAATACTCTACCAACAGTAGTTTGTATTATTTTTCTAACTTGCTCTCCGTTCTCATCAACATCGTAAGTTCTTACTTTAATTCCAGCATTTAAGTCTACCATTTCTTCGTTAAAAGCAATAGTTACTTCTTCTGGTGAATAAAAAGTTAATCCTTCTCCTTTAATTTTCACTTCTGGAGTAGAGATTCTCTCTTTAGTCATATAGTATAAACCAAGTACCATATCCTGAGAAGGAACTGTTACTGGTGCACCATTTGCAGGATTTAAGATATTATGAGAAGCCAACATTAATAATTGCGCTTCTAAAATAGCTTCTGGTCCTAATGGTAAGTGAACCGCCATTTGATCCCCATCAAAATCCGCATTAAATGCAGAACATGCTAATGGGTGTAATTGGATTGCTTTTCCTTCAATTAATTTTGGTTGAAAAGCTTGTATACCTAGTCTGTGTAAAGTAGGAGCCCTGTTTAATAAAACTGGATGTCCTTTAATTACATTTTCTAAAATATCCCAAACAACTGGTTCTTTTCTATCTATTATTTTCTTTGCAGATTTTACTGTTTTTACAATTCCTCTTTCAATTAGTTTTCTAATTACAAAAGGCTTGTAAAGTTCAGCTGCCATATCTTTTGGCAATCCACATTCAGATAATTTCATTTCTGGTCCAACAACAATTACAGAACGTGCAGAATAATCAACACGCTTTCCTAATAAATTCTGACGGAAACGTCCTTGTTTACCTTTTAATGAATCTGATAAAGATTTTAAAGGTCTGTTAGATTCAGTTTTTACTGCAGATGATTTACGTGTATTG from Polaribacter sejongensis carries:
- the rpoC gene encoding DNA-directed RNA polymerase subunit beta' encodes the protein MARKQEKYTVKKFNKISIGLSSPEAILEISKGEVLKPETINYRTHKPERDGLFCERIFGPVKDYECACGKYKRIRYKGIVCDRCGVEVTEKKVRRERVGHINLVVPVAHIWYFRSLPNKMGYLLGLPSKKLDMIIYYERYVVIQPGIAKNVEGEPLQKMDFLTEEEYLDIADELPQDNQYLDDTDPNKFIAKMGAECLIDLLARIDLDGLSFELRHKANTETSKQRKTEALKRLNVVEAFRDSQKNRENHPEWMIMKAVPVIPPELRPLVPLDGGRFATSDLNDLYRRVIIRNNRLKRLVEIKAPEVILRNEKRMLQESVDSLFDNTRKSSAVKTESNRPLKSLSDSLKGKQGRFRQNLLGKRVDYSARSVIVVGPEMKLSECGLPKDMAAELYKPFVIRKLIERGIVKTVKSAKKIIDRKEPVVWDILENVIKGHPVLLNRAPTLHRLGIQAFQPKLIEGKAIQLHPLACSAFNADFDGDQMAVHLPLGPEAILEAQLLMLASHNILNPANGAPVTVPSQDMVLGLYYMTKERISTPEVKIKGEGLTFYSPEEVTIAFNEEMVDLNAGIKVRTYDVDENGEQVRKIIQTTVGRVLFNEVVPAKAGYINEVLTKKNLRGIIGGILKATDIPTTGEFLDNIKNMGYKFAFQGGLSFSLGDIIIPKEKQSMIDEANKEVDIIVGNYNMGMLTQKERYNQVIDIWGRTNNDLTELSMKRLREDQQGFNSVYMMLDSGARGSKEQIRQLTGMRGLMAKPKKSTAGGGEIIENPILSNFKEGLSILEYFISTHGARKGLADTALKTADAGYLTRRLVDVSQDVIINEEDCGTLRGLEVAPLKKNDEIVESLSERIEGRVSLNDVYHPLTEEVLLKANQPISYQLAVAVEKSGIDAVEVRSALTCESTKGICAKCYGQSLSTLNKVQIGEAVGVIAAQSIGEPGTQLTLRTFHVGGVAGNISEENKLIAKFDGKVVIDDLRTVTGKDNEGKEIDIVISRTAEIKIIDKKTGITQSTNILPYGSIIFDKDIKSIKKGDAIVQWDPFNGVIVSEFAGKVKFDNLIQGINYSVEVDEQTGFQEIVMIDSKNKKIIPSLIIEDNDGNALRSYSLPLGAHLMVTDGDKVESGHTLVKIPRKSGKAGDITGGLPRVTELFEARNPSNPSVVSEIDGVVSFGKIKRGNREIIVESKTGDISKYLVKLSNQILVQENDFIKAGMPLSDGATTPSDILRIQGPSAVQMYLVNEIQEVYRLQGVKINDKHFEVVVRQMMRKVKIIDSGDTLLLENQLVHKIDFIKDNDDIFGMKVVEDAGDSENLSAGQIITARQLRDENSLLRRNDQNLVTAREAKPATAEQVLQGITRASLQTKSFISAASFQETTKVLNEAAVSGKIDTLEGLKENVIVGKRIPAGTGMRAYENILVGPKDEIEKSF